Proteins encoded together in one Miscanthus floridulus cultivar M001 chromosome 16, ASM1932011v1, whole genome shotgun sequence window:
- the LOC136513143 gene encoding metallothionein-like protein 2C → MSCCNGNCGCGSGCQCGSGCGGCKMSPDVETTATVGIKPLVLAAPTTKASAGGFEVATEGGGCDCNTCKCGTSCGCSCCSCN, encoded by the exons ATGTCTTGCTGCAACGGCAACTGCGGGTGCGGCTCCGGCTGCCAGTGCGGCAGCGGTTGCGGCGG CTGCAAGATGTCCCCTGACGTGGAGACCACCGCCACCGTCGGCATCAAGCCCTTGGTGCTCGCTGCGCCCACCACTAAGGCCAGCGCTGGCGGGTTCGAGGTGGCCACCGAGGGTGGCGGCTGCGACTGCAACACCTGCAAGTGCGGCACCAGCTGCGGCTGCTCCTGCTGCAGCTGCAACTGA
- the LOC136513616 gene encoding putative pentatricopeptide repeat-containing protein At3g28640 isoform X2, which produces MRQYIPKATFAFCHGLLASRLLPSAASPAAPLLSVQALLVTAGLLPRHPDLALLALNSLLHALSRRAACPAHPRLALRLLRHMLSPATPPALPAPDHLSFPFALSAAAALDAAPDPSSSASAGPQLHALLVRNALFPADHYVTTALLQLYSPHPDLARRVFDELPRREAIHYDLLIGSYARAGAPAEGLAVFRAMFAVAAIDDDDGVVVPDAVVLTTAVAACAQAGALDHGAWVHRYVERTSPGLLADAFLGSALVGMYAKCGCLDDAVRVFDGMPERNAYVWGTMVGALAVHGMAAEAVACLDRMAREDGARPDGVAVLGALSACAHAGNVEEGLRLLREMRPRYGVVPGHEHYSCAVDMLCRVGRLEDAVGLVETMPMAPLASVWGSVLAGCRSYGNVELAEVAVRELEKLGGTADDGVYVQLSNIYLDANRKDDARRVRKLIGTRGIKKVPAYSAVEVDGEVSSFVADDQAHPRRFEIWEVLRLLAHKTVTERGSKGKLFAL; this is translated from the exons ATGCGCCAGTACATCCCCAAAGCTACCTTCGCCTTCTGCCACGGCCTCCTCGCctcccgcctcctcccctccgccGCGTCCCCAGCCGCACCGCTCCTCTCCGTCCAGGCCCTCCTCGTCACCGCCGGCCTGCTCCCGCGCCACCCGGACCTCGCCCTGCTGGCGCTCAACTCGCTCCTCCACGCGCTCTCCCGCCGCGCCGCGTGCCCCGCCCACCCGCGCCTCGCGCTCCGCCTCCTCCGCCACATGCTCTCCCCCGCCACGCCCCCGGCGCTCCCCGCCCCGGAccacctctccttccccttcgcgctctccgccgccgccgcgctcgacGCCGCCCCGGACCCGTCCTCCTCCGCGTCCGCCGGACCGCAGCTCCACGCGCTGCTCGTCAGGAACGCGCTGTTCCCGGCCGACCACTACGTCACGACCGCGCTGCTGCAGCTCTACTCACCCCACCCGGACCTCGCGCGGAGGGTGTTCGACGAGCTGCCACGTCGTGAGGCGATCCACTACGACCTGCTCATCGGCTCGTACGCGCGCGCGGGGGCGCCCGCCGAGGGGCTAGCCGTGTTCCGGGCCATGTTCGCCGTCGCCgccatcgacgacgacgacggggtgGTGGTCCCGGACGCGGTGGTGCTGACCACGGCCGTGGCGGCGTGCGCGCAGGCGGGGGCGCTGGACCACGGCGCGTGGGTGCACCGCTACGTGGAGCGGACCTCGCCGGGGCTCCTCGCCGACGCCTTCCTCGGGTCCGCGCTCGTCGGCATGTACGCCAAGTGCGGGTGCCTGGACGACGCCGTGCGGGTGTTCGACGGCATGCCCGAGCGGAACGCCTACGTGTGGGGCACCATGGTGGGCGCGCTCGCGGTGCACGGGATGGCGGCGGAGGCCGTCGCGTGCCTGGACAGGATGGCGCGGGAGGACGGGGCGCGGCCCGACGGCGTCGCCGTGCTCGGGGCGCTGTCCGCGTGCGCGCACGCCGGGAACGTCGAGGAAGGGCTGCGCCTGCTCAGGGAGATGCGGCCACGCTACGGCGTCGTTCCGGGGCACGAGCACTACAGCTGCGCGGTCGACATGCTCTGCCGGGTCGGGCGGCTCGAGGACGCGGTGGGGCTCGTCGAGACCATGCCGATGGCCCCGCTCGCGTCCGTGTGGGGCTCCGTGCTCGCTGGTTGCCGGAGCTACGGCAACGTTGAGCTGGCGGAGGTCGCGGTGCGCGAGCTCGAGAAGCTTGGTGGCACTGCCGACGACGGCGTGTACGTGCAGCTGTCCAACATCTACCTCGATGCCAACCGGAAGGATGACGCTCGTAGGGTGCGGAAGCTGATCGGCACCCGGGGGATCAAGAAGGTCCCCGCGTATAGCGCCGTGGAGGTGGACGGCGAGGTGAGCTCGTTCGTTGCCGATGACCAAGCGCACCCCCGGCGTTTCGAGATTTGGGAGGTGCTCCGGCTGCTAGCT CACAAGACTGTAACGGAGAGAG GGTCTAAGGGAAAGCTTTTCGCACTGTGA
- the LOC136511996 gene encoding pectin acetylesterase 5-like, protein MPPPSAPASHHLRLWWRRRGRAGAVGATFAVALLAAALLLALSSYASVVFPASGGRRGPALVGLTLVRRASEKGALCLDGSAPGYHLQRGSGSGSQSWLIHLEGGGWCRNLKSCASRQRSMLGSSRYMEGQVEFTGILSDDKSQNPDFYNWNKVKIRYCDGASFSGNVKDELQNGTRFFFRGQRIWEAVMNELVVKGLRNAKQAFLTGCSAGGLATYIHCDSFRALLPKDSRVKCLADGGFFLDVEDISGRRTMQSFYSDVVRLQGLKERFPHCNSNMEVGQCFFPREVVKHIVSPVFVLNPAYDAWQVQHALAPEASDPQHSWLDCRLDISKCSSEQLEILQGFRKELHDAISEVKQKRDWGFYINSCFVHCQSLSSLTWHSPTSPRVNNKSIAEAVGDWFFDRREVKEIDCEYPCNPTCHNLVFEKPFKI, encoded by the exons ATGCCGCCGCCGTCGGCCCCGGCCTCGCACCACCTGCGCCTGTGGTGGAGGCGCCGCGGCCGGGCTGGCGCAGTCGGGGCCACCTTCGCCGTCGCGCTCCTCGCGGCCGCGCTGCTCCTCGCGCTCTCCAGCTACGCATCCGTAGTATTCCCGGCGTCCGGTGGCCGCCGCGGCCCCGCTCTCGTCGGGCTCACCCTCGTCCGCCGCGCCAGCGAGAAGGGCGCGC TGTGCTTGGATGGGAGCGCGCCCGGGTACCATCTGCAGAGAGGGTCTGGGAGTGGCTCGCAGAGCTGGCTAATCCACTTGGAG GGTGGAGGCTGGTGCCGTAATCTTAAGTCATGTGCCTCACGTCAGAGATCGATGTTGGGCTCATCCCGGTACATGGAAGGCCAGGTTGAGTTTACCGGGATCTTGAGCGATGATAAATCTCAGAATCCTG ACTTTTACAATTGGAATAAAGTGAAGATAAGGTATTGCGATGGGGCATCATTCTCTGGGAATGTAAAAGATGAATTGCAG AATGGCACAAGATTCTTCTTCAGAGGCCAGCGTATCTGGGAAGCAGTTATGAACGAACTTGTAGTTAAGGGGCTCAGAAATGCTAAACAG GCTTTCCTAACAGGATGCTCTGCTGGTGGGCTAGCCACTTACATTCACTGTGATTCTTTTCGTGCACTGCTACCAAAGGATTCTAGGGTTAAGTGTCTCGCGGATGGCGGGTTTTTCCTTGATGT AGAAGACATTTCTGGGAGAAGGACAATGCAGTCTTTCTACAGTGATGTTGTGCGCCTTCAGGGTCTAAAGGAAAGGTTTCCacattgtaactcaaacatggaGGTGGGCCAG TGTTTCTTTCCACGTGAAGTTGTGAAACACATTGTCAGCCCAGTCTTTGTTCTTAATCCAGCATATGATGCTTGGCAG GTACAACATGCATTGGCTCCAGAAGCATCTGACCCTCAACATTCATGGCTGGACTGCAGATTGGATATTAGCAAGTGCAGCTCTGAACAACTTGAAATTCTCCAAG GTTTCAGGAAAGAACTGCATGACGCTATAAGTGAAGTTAAGCAGAAACGGGACTGGGGATTTTATATCAACTCGTGCTTTGTTCACTGCCAGTCGCTAAGCTCGTTGACTTGGCACTCTCCAACTTCCCCCAGAGTCAACAATAAG AGCATTGCAGAAGCAGTTGGAGACTGGTTCTTTGACAGAAGAGAGGTGAAGGAGATAGATTGCGAATACCCCTGCAACCCGACGTGCCACAACTTGGTCTTCGAAAAGCCTTTCAAGATATGA
- the LOC136513616 gene encoding putative pentatricopeptide repeat-containing protein At3g28640 isoform X1, whose product MRQYIPKATFAFCHGLLASRLLPSAASPAAPLLSVQALLVTAGLLPRHPDLALLALNSLLHALSRRAACPAHPRLALRLLRHMLSPATPPALPAPDHLSFPFALSAAAALDAAPDPSSSASAGPQLHALLVRNALFPADHYVTTALLQLYSPHPDLARRVFDELPRREAIHYDLLIGSYARAGAPAEGLAVFRAMFAVAAIDDDDGVVVPDAVVLTTAVAACAQAGALDHGAWVHRYVERTSPGLLADAFLGSALVGMYAKCGCLDDAVRVFDGMPERNAYVWGTMVGALAVHGMAAEAVACLDRMAREDGARPDGVAVLGALSACAHAGNVEEGLRLLREMRPRYGVVPGHEHYSCAVDMLCRVGRLEDAVGLVETMPMAPLASVWGSVLAGCRSYGNVELAEVAVRELEKLGGTADDGVYVQLSNIYLDANRKDDARRVRKLIGTRGIKKVPAYSAVEVDGEVSSFVADDQAHPRRFEIWEVLRLLADQMAQKPKEEEFIQFVCMLTRL is encoded by the coding sequence ATGCGCCAGTACATCCCCAAAGCTACCTTCGCCTTCTGCCACGGCCTCCTCGCctcccgcctcctcccctccgccGCGTCCCCAGCCGCACCGCTCCTCTCCGTCCAGGCCCTCCTCGTCACCGCCGGCCTGCTCCCGCGCCACCCGGACCTCGCCCTGCTGGCGCTCAACTCGCTCCTCCACGCGCTCTCCCGCCGCGCCGCGTGCCCCGCCCACCCGCGCCTCGCGCTCCGCCTCCTCCGCCACATGCTCTCCCCCGCCACGCCCCCGGCGCTCCCCGCCCCGGAccacctctccttccccttcgcgctctccgccgccgccgcgctcgacGCCGCCCCGGACCCGTCCTCCTCCGCGTCCGCCGGACCGCAGCTCCACGCGCTGCTCGTCAGGAACGCGCTGTTCCCGGCCGACCACTACGTCACGACCGCGCTGCTGCAGCTCTACTCACCCCACCCGGACCTCGCGCGGAGGGTGTTCGACGAGCTGCCACGTCGTGAGGCGATCCACTACGACCTGCTCATCGGCTCGTACGCGCGCGCGGGGGCGCCCGCCGAGGGGCTAGCCGTGTTCCGGGCCATGTTCGCCGTCGCCgccatcgacgacgacgacggggtgGTGGTCCCGGACGCGGTGGTGCTGACCACGGCCGTGGCGGCGTGCGCGCAGGCGGGGGCGCTGGACCACGGCGCGTGGGTGCACCGCTACGTGGAGCGGACCTCGCCGGGGCTCCTCGCCGACGCCTTCCTCGGGTCCGCGCTCGTCGGCATGTACGCCAAGTGCGGGTGCCTGGACGACGCCGTGCGGGTGTTCGACGGCATGCCCGAGCGGAACGCCTACGTGTGGGGCACCATGGTGGGCGCGCTCGCGGTGCACGGGATGGCGGCGGAGGCCGTCGCGTGCCTGGACAGGATGGCGCGGGAGGACGGGGCGCGGCCCGACGGCGTCGCCGTGCTCGGGGCGCTGTCCGCGTGCGCGCACGCCGGGAACGTCGAGGAAGGGCTGCGCCTGCTCAGGGAGATGCGGCCACGCTACGGCGTCGTTCCGGGGCACGAGCACTACAGCTGCGCGGTCGACATGCTCTGCCGGGTCGGGCGGCTCGAGGACGCGGTGGGGCTCGTCGAGACCATGCCGATGGCCCCGCTCGCGTCCGTGTGGGGCTCCGTGCTCGCTGGTTGCCGGAGCTACGGCAACGTTGAGCTGGCGGAGGTCGCGGTGCGCGAGCTCGAGAAGCTTGGTGGCACTGCCGACGACGGCGTGTACGTGCAGCTGTCCAACATCTACCTCGATGCCAACCGGAAGGATGACGCTCGTAGGGTGCGGAAGCTGATCGGCACCCGGGGGATCAAGAAGGTCCCCGCGTATAGCGCCGTGGAGGTGGACGGCGAGGTGAGCTCGTTCGTTGCCGATGACCAAGCGCACCCCCGGCGTTTCGAGATTTGGGAGGTGCTCCGGCTGCTAGCTGACCAGATGGCGCAGAAACCTAAGGAAGAAGAATTTATTCAATTTGTTTGCATGCTCACAAGACTGTAA
- the LOC136514187 gene encoding putative protein phosphatase 2C 46: MGNRVARLATPCFAPADGHAADDAHHYTDAAGTGAADDGTGVCHILSFDGREGRIHGVLLPSNQSTVGGSLFLSDRASFSGSSSFDSSNSFSFRTLQPRQYSGPLDSYGGSSSIPSPSTSRSATNSGVSSVSRLPASTDEQILADLYDTRHRRRQASCKSSPLLGGLRRAVASVLRAGPCVYPGGGNEHAVVTHAVAVGNGAPDVDGGAARVQWARGKAGEDRVHVVVSEEHRWMFVGIYDGFNGPDATDYLVAHLYAAVCRELDGVLLRAEQEEDDDEEAARCNGCAGARARDHDVLDATARALRSTEAEARAAECPELAMMGSCVLVALVKGADVYVMNVDDSRAEPDLSCALVGDLAGVKEEIKRQFDACEMGDLVALQLTMDHSTSVFKEARRIRSEHPDDPACIVNGRVKGSLKVTRAFGAGYLKEPRWNKALLEVFRVKYVGTSPYISCQPYLRHHRVGPRDKFMILASDGLYDYLSNEEVEAFTASYPDEGPAKYLSHDEILLRAATNAGMGFHELLEVQQGDRRRYHDDVSIIIIISLEGKIWSSS, from the exons ATGGGCAACCGCGTGGCGAGGCTGGCCACGCCCTGCTTCGCGCCGGCCGACGGTCACGCCGCGGACGACGCGCACCACTACACGGATGCGGCGGGGACAGGGGCGGCGGATGATGGCACCGGCGTCTGCCACATTCTCAGCTTCGACGGTCGCGAGGGGCGCATCCACGGCGTGCTGCTGCCGTCGAACCAGTCCACGGTGGGCGGCTCCTTGTTCTTAAGCGACCGGGCGTCCTTCTCCGGCTCGTCGTCGTTCGACAGCTCCAACTCCTTCTCGTTCCGGACGCTCCAGCCGCGGCAGTACTCGGGCCCGCTGGACAGctacggcggcagcagcagcatccCGTCGCCGTCAACGTCGAGGTCCGCCACGAACTCGGGCGTGTCGTCGGTGTCGCGCCTCCCCGCGAGCACCGACGAGCAGATCCTCGCGGACCTCTACGACACGCGGCACCGGCGGCGGCAGGCGTCTTGCAAGTCCAGCCCGCTCCTCGGCGGCCTCCGCAGGGCCGTTGCATCGGTGCTGCGCGCGGGGCCGTGCGTGTACCCCGGCGGCGGGAACGAGCACGCTGTTGT AACACACGCCGTGGCAGTCGGCAACGGTGCGCCGGAcgtcgacggcggcgcggcgagggtGCAGTGGGCGCGCGGGAAGGCCGGGGAGGACAGGGTGCACGTGGTGGTGTCGGAGGAGCACCGCTGGATGTTCGTCGGCATCTACGACGGCTTCAACGGGCCCGACGCCACCGACTACCTCGTCGCTCACCTGTACGCGGCCGTGTGCCGCGAGCTCGACGGCGTGCTGCTGCGTGCGGagcaggaggaggacgacgacgaggaggcggcGCGGTGCAACGGATGCGCTGGCGCGCGGGCGCGCGACCACGACGTGCTGGACGCGACGGCCCGCGCCCTGAGGAGCACGGAGGCGGAGGCGCGCGCGGCGGAGTGCCCGGAGCTGGCGATGATGGGGTCGTGCGTGCTGGTGGCGCTGGTGAAGGGCGCCGACGTGTACGTGATGAACGTCGACGACAGCCGCGCCGAGCCCGACCTGTCGTGCGCCCTCGTCGGCGACCTCGCCGGCGTCAAGGAGGAGATCAAGCGGCAGTTCGACGCGTGCGAGATGGGGGACCTCGTCGCGCTGCAGCTCACCATGGACCACAGCACCAGCGTCTTCAAG GAGGCGAGAAGGATCAGGAGCGAGCACCCCGATGATCCCGCCTGCATTGTGAATGGCAGGGTGAAGGGCTCGTTGAAGGTGACGAGAGCATTCGGCGCCGGCTACCTGAAAGAGCCGAGGTGGAACAAGGCTCTGCTGGAGGTGTTCCGGGTGAAGTACGTGGGGACGTCGCCGTACATCAGCTGCCAGCCGTACCTCCGGCACCACCGCGTGGGGCCACGGGACAAGTTCATGATCCTCGCCTCCGACGGCCTCTACGACTACCTGAGCAACGAGGAGGTGGAGGCCTTCACCGCCAGCTACCCCGACGAGGGCCCCGCCAAGTACCTCAGCCACGATGAGATCCTCCTCCGCGCCGCCACAA ATGCAGGAATGGGGTTCCATGAGTTGCTCGAGGTGCAGCAAGGCGACCGGAGGCGGTACCATGACGatgtctccatcatcatcatcatctcgttAGAGGGGAAGATTTGGAGCTCATCATAG